A single Apodemus sylvaticus chromosome 20, mApoSyl1.1, whole genome shotgun sequence DNA region contains:
- the Ikzf4 gene encoding zinc finger protein Eos isoform X1, with the protein MHTPPALPRRFQGGGRVRTPGSHRQGKDNLERELSGGCAPDFLPQAQDSNHFIMESLFCESSGDSSLEKEFLGAPVGPSVSTPNSQHSSPSRSLSANSIKVEMYSDEESSRLLGPDERLLDKDDSVIVEDSLSEPLGYCDGSGPEPHSPGGIRLPNGKLKCDVCGMVCIGPNVLMVHKRSHTGERPFHCNQCGASFTQKGNLLRHIKLHSGEKPFKCPFCNYACRRRDALTGHLRTHSVSSPTVGKPYKCNYCGRSYKQQSTLEEHKERCHNYLQSLSTDAQALAGQPGDEIRDLEMVPDSMLHPSTERPTFIDRLANSLTKRKRSTPQKFVGEKQMRFSLSDLPYDVNPNGGYEKDVELVAHHGLEPSFGGSLAFVGTEHLRPLRLPPTNCISELTPVISSVYTQMQPIPSRLDLPGSREAGEGPEDLGDGGPLLYRARGSLADPGASPSNGCQDSTDTESNHEDRIGGVVSLPQGPPPQPPPTIVVGRHSPAYAKEDPKPQEGLLRGTPGPSKEVLRVVGESGEPVKAFKCEHCRILFLDHVMFTIHMGCHGFRDPFECNICGYHSQDRYEFSSHIVRGEHKVG; encoded by the exons atgcacacaccaccCGCACTCCCTCGCCGTTTCCAAGGCGGCGGCCGCGTTCGCACCCCAGGGTCTCACCGGCAAGGGAAGGATAAT CTGGAGAGGGAGCTCTCAGGAGGGTGTGCTCCGGATTTCTTGCCTCAGGCCCAGGACTCCAACCATTTTATAATGGAATCTTTATTTTGTGAAA GTAGCGGGGACTCATCTCTGGAGAAGGAGTTCCTTGGGGCCCCAGTGGGGCCTTCGGTGAGCACCCCAAACAGCCAGCACTCTTCACCCAGCCGCTCGCTCAGTG CCAACTCCATCAAGGTGGAGATGTACAGCGATGAGGAGTCAAGCAGACTGCTGGGGCCAGACGAACGGCTCCTGGATAAGGATGACAGTGTGATTGTGGAGGACTCATTGTCAGAGCCCTTGGGCTACTGCGATGGAAGTGGGCCAGAGCCTCACTCCCCTGGTGGCATCCGGCTACCCAACGGCAAGCTGAAGTGCGACGTCTGTGGCATGGTCTGCATCGGACCCAATGTGCTCATGGTGCACAAGCGCAGCCACACTG GGGAGAGGCCTTTCCACTGCAATCAGTGCGGAGCTTCCTTCACGCAGAAGGGGAATCTGCTGCGTCACATCAAGCTGCACTCGGGGGAGAAGCCCTTCAAATGCCCCTTCTGCAACTACGCCTGCCGCCGGCGTGACGCACTCACCGGCCACCTCCGCACACACTCAG TCTCCTCTCCCACCGTGGGCAAGCCCTACAAGTGCAACTACTGTGGCCGGAGCTACAAACAGCAAAGTACCCTGGAGGAACACAAGGAGAGATGCCACAACTACCTACAGAGCCTCAGCACTGATGCCCAGGCTTTGGCTGGCCAGCCAG gTGATGAAATCCGGGACCTGGAGATGGTGCCTGACTCCATGCTGCACCCATCGACAGAGCGGCCAACTTTCATTGATCGTTTGGCCAACAGCCTCACCAAACGCAAGCGCTCCACCCCACAGAAGTTTGTAG GTGAAAAGCAGATGCGCTTCAGCCTCTCAGACCTTCCCTATGATGTGAACCCCAACGGTGGCTATGAAAAGGACGTGGAGCTGGTGGCGCACCATGGCCTGGAACCTAGCTTCGGAGGGTCTCTAGCCTTTGTAGGTACAGAGCATCTGCGTCCCCTCCGCCTTCCACCCACCAACTGCATCTCCGAACTCACACCTGTCATCAGCTCTGTGTACACCCAGATGCAGCCCATCCCCAGCCGACTGGACCTTCCAGGGTCCCGAGAAGCAGGTGAGGGACCCGAGGACCTGGGAGATGGAGGCCCCCTCCTTTATCGGGCCCGAGGCTCTCTGGCCGACCCCGGGGCATCCCCCAGCAATGGCTGCCAGGACTCCACAGATACAGAGAGCAACCACGAAGATCGGATTGGCGGGGTGGTATCCCTCCCTCAGGGccccccacctcagcctcctcccACCATAGTGGTGGGCCGGCACAGTCCCGCCTATGCCAAAGAGGACCCCAAACCGCAGGAGGGGTTACTGCGGGGCACCCCAGGCCCCTCCAAGGAAGTGCTTCGGGTGGTGGGTGAGAGTGGAGAGCCGGTGAAGGCCTTTAAGTGTGAGCACTGCCGCATCCTCTTTCTGGACCACGTCATGTTCACCATCCACATGGGTTGCCACGGCTTCAGAGACCCTTTTGAGTGTAACATCTGCGGTTATCACAGCCAGGATCGGTATGAGTTCTCCTCCCACATCGTCCGGGGGGAACATAAGGTGGGCTAG
- the Ikzf4 gene encoding zinc finger protein Eos isoform X2 — protein sequence MYSDEESSRLLGPDERLLDKDDSVIVEDSLSEPLGYCDGSGPEPHSPGGIRLPNGKLKCDVCGMVCIGPNVLMVHKRSHTGERPFHCNQCGASFTQKGNLLRHIKLHSGEKPFKCPFCNYACRRRDALTGHLRTHSVSSPTVGKPYKCNYCGRSYKQQSTLEEHKERCHNYLQSLSTDAQALAGQPGDEIRDLEMVPDSMLHPSTERPTFIDRLANSLTKRKRSTPQKFVGEKQMRFSLSDLPYDVNPNGGYEKDVELVAHHGLEPSFGGSLAFVGTEHLRPLRLPPTNCISELTPVISSVYTQMQPIPSRLDLPGSREAGEGPEDLGDGGPLLYRARGSLADPGASPSNGCQDSTDTESNHEDRIGGVVSLPQGPPPQPPPTIVVGRHSPAYAKEDPKPQEGLLRGTPGPSKEVLRVVGESGEPVKAFKCEHCRILFLDHVMFTIHMGCHGFRDPFECNICGYHSQDRYEFSSHIVRGEHKVG from the exons ATGTACAGCGATGAGGAGTCAAGCAGACTGCTGGGGCCAGACGAACGGCTCCTGGATAAGGATGACAGTGTGATTGTGGAGGACTCATTGTCAGAGCCCTTGGGCTACTGCGATGGAAGTGGGCCAGAGCCTCACTCCCCTGGTGGCATCCGGCTACCCAACGGCAAGCTGAAGTGCGACGTCTGTGGCATGGTCTGCATCGGACCCAATGTGCTCATGGTGCACAAGCGCAGCCACACTG GGGAGAGGCCTTTCCACTGCAATCAGTGCGGAGCTTCCTTCACGCAGAAGGGGAATCTGCTGCGTCACATCAAGCTGCACTCGGGGGAGAAGCCCTTCAAATGCCCCTTCTGCAACTACGCCTGCCGCCGGCGTGACGCACTCACCGGCCACCTCCGCACACACTCAG TCTCCTCTCCCACCGTGGGCAAGCCCTACAAGTGCAACTACTGTGGCCGGAGCTACAAACAGCAAAGTACCCTGGAGGAACACAAGGAGAGATGCCACAACTACCTACAGAGCCTCAGCACTGATGCCCAGGCTTTGGCTGGCCAGCCAG gTGATGAAATCCGGGACCTGGAGATGGTGCCTGACTCCATGCTGCACCCATCGACAGAGCGGCCAACTTTCATTGATCGTTTGGCCAACAGCCTCACCAAACGCAAGCGCTCCACCCCACAGAAGTTTGTAG GTGAAAAGCAGATGCGCTTCAGCCTCTCAGACCTTCCCTATGATGTGAACCCCAACGGTGGCTATGAAAAGGACGTGGAGCTGGTGGCGCACCATGGCCTGGAACCTAGCTTCGGAGGGTCTCTAGCCTTTGTAGGTACAGAGCATCTGCGTCCCCTCCGCCTTCCACCCACCAACTGCATCTCCGAACTCACACCTGTCATCAGCTCTGTGTACACCCAGATGCAGCCCATCCCCAGCCGACTGGACCTTCCAGGGTCCCGAGAAGCAGGTGAGGGACCCGAGGACCTGGGAGATGGAGGCCCCCTCCTTTATCGGGCCCGAGGCTCTCTGGCCGACCCCGGGGCATCCCCCAGCAATGGCTGCCAGGACTCCACAGATACAGAGAGCAACCACGAAGATCGGATTGGCGGGGTGGTATCCCTCCCTCAGGGccccccacctcagcctcctcccACCATAGTGGTGGGCCGGCACAGTCCCGCCTATGCCAAAGAGGACCCCAAACCGCAGGAGGGGTTACTGCGGGGCACCCCAGGCCCCTCCAAGGAAGTGCTTCGGGTGGTGGGTGAGAGTGGAGAGCCGGTGAAGGCCTTTAAGTGTGAGCACTGCCGCATCCTCTTTCTGGACCACGTCATGTTCACCATCCACATGGGTTGCCACGGCTTCAGAGACCCTTTTGAGTGTAACATCTGCGGTTATCACAGCCAGGATCGGTATGAGTTCTCCTCCCACATCGTCCGGGGGGAACATAAGGTGGGCTAG